The Macadamia integrifolia cultivar HAES 741 chromosome 4, SCU_Mint_v3, whole genome shotgun sequence genome contains the following window.
cattcgagatatgaggtcaccccagaatgtgaagcaagtccaggagctaataGGCAGAGTCGCCGCCCTAGGGTGATTCCTATCTCGGTCGGCTgacagatgcctccccttcttcagagccttgaagggatccaaaaagttcgGTTGGACGGAGGAATGTggaaagtcctttgaacaactgaaggagtacttggccgcacccccattGCTGACAAAGCCAAACGCCAGGGATACCTTGCAATTGTACTTTACTGTATCAGCAGTAGCTGTAAGTGCAGTACTgacaaaggaagaaggaaggcaacaacggcagataaactacgtcagccgaaccctgcttgatgccgaaacaagatatagaaagacggagaaagtggcatacgccCTGGTAACAGCggtaagaaagctgaggcccttaGCTCCCCTAGCTCcagctcatccatggtggaaacGATGTGAAGGGCCTCCACCTCAAGGGGGTTCTGGGTCTGGGCTCGAGAttcaagcaccctctccctgaatccctcaccgtttgagccaccccCGGACCCAGATGGtgaggccgcggacgatgagtcACGAGCAGAGGGTGAATCGAGGaagagtccgaggacatccctcggacccccTGGACTCCGATACCCACGGAGAGACATTGTCCTCTCGGAGGATGAGGGACTGTACCCAGATGAAGAAGACATCGTACTTACTTTTGGTGAATACGAAGCGCTAAAGGAAAAGGAACACCTAGACCGAAGGAAGggctctccgagggaaaaacaaaagtgacccacaaatggacccccacactttataaatagaagaaaaacgaTACGActgcccgagcattaatggtgCCGTCGCGTCACCAATCACCACCCCTTGAGACCTACGTCAAagtagacctgaccaaaggtccctaccttggttgggagatcgggccaaggccgagcagacctgatcgaaggtcatgACCTTTGTGGGCAGCTCAGGTCAAgaccgagcggacctgaccaaaggtcttcacctcggttgggagctcaggccaagacCGAGTGGACCAGACTGAAGGTCTtaacctcagttgggagctcaggccaaggccaagtggACCTGGttgaaggtcacaacctcggttaggagctcaggccaaggccaagaggacctgatcgaaggtcacaacctcggttgggagctcaggccaaagccgaacggacctgaccgaaggtcctcacctcagttgggagctcaagccaaggtcgagcagacctgattgAAGGTCACGACATTGGtggggagctcaggcaaaggctgagcggacctgaccgaaggtcttaacctcggttgggagctcaggccaaggccgagaggggctgactgaaggtcacaacctcggttgggagctcaggccaaggccgagcggacctgaccgaatgtcctcacctcggttgggagctcaagccaaggctgagcggacctgaccaaaggtcacaacctcggttgggagctcaggccaaggctgagcagacctgaccgaaggtcctcacctcggttgggagctcaggctgaggccgagctgacctgaccgaaggtccctgcCTCGGTTGgggactcaggccaaggccgagcggacctgaccgaaggtcacaacctcggtggagagcttaggccaaggccgaacggacctgatcgaaggtcttcacctcgattgggagctcaggccagggccgagcgaacctgaccgaaggtcacaacctcggttgggagctcaggccaaggccgagctgacctaaccgaaggtcctcacctcagtttggagctcaggccaaggccgagctgacctgactaaaggtcacaacctcggttgggagctcaggccaaggccgaggggacctgaccgaaggtccacacctcggttgggagctcaggcaaaggccaagcagacctgaccgaaggtcacaacctcggttgggggctcaggccaaggctgagcagacctgaccgaaggtcttaaccTCAGTTGGGAGCACAGGCTAAGGCTGAGCGACCCTTACCGAAGgccctcaccttggttgggagctcaggccaaggccgagcgcctgattgaaggtccttacctcgattgggggctcttGCTAAagtcgagcggacctgaccgaaggtcacaacctcggttgggggctcaggccaaggccgagtggacctgaccgaaggtcttaacctcggCTGGGAGCATAGGCTAAGGCTGAGGGACCTGACTGAAagccctcacctcggttgggagctcaggccgaagccgagctgacctgaccgaaggtccctacctcggttgggggctcaggccaaggccaagcggacctgactgaaggtcaatACCTcaattgggagctcaggccaaggccgagtagacctaaccgaaggtcttcacctcagttgggagctcgggccgaggccgagctgacctgactgaaggtctcGATCGCAAGCAAGACTAAAGTCGAAGCTGAAAGAATAAGGACGAAGGGACACATAAATGAGAAAGAATGATGAAAAACTTGGtcactcccacaggaagagcctcctggtgagagtaagggggctactgatacggccaaattgattgcccagtagggtgaGAAcacattgttgttttatggttatcCTTGTCGGCAACTcgaccacgtggcggtgatgacgtggccagtttgggtgacatgaatgaaaatgatgatatggcagtgtccaatgtcaccaatgagataacagatccgcttggtatgcatggagtgatttaatacatccttaataggtggtgcgggtttctgggccaaaactgataaaattggcctatttacgatcgagggcattttaggcagtgaaaatgacatttttagaagattgtttcttcataaaaaatatagattgtaatttatctagtccagtgcatctaattttgtcccattccgataccgtatgaagaagttacgacatttgtggcagtcgaaggcagtttcgacattgaagataaattttttaaaggaagtgttctccatgtaacaatacgataaaaatacaatctttccaacggttctgatttcatcgcgttctgatttcgtatgagaaagatacgtcattgaaAAGGTATAGGggcattttagtctttttacatggatgattaagatgattgagtcttctgaaaagtcgtagagcatccagttacggttccaacgcacttcatttcatctcgatcggatatcgtatgaaaaatttataagtatttccgtaaagtcgattcgaaaatccatcagttgctctcggtgttgggtggattttctggattttaattttgaaatttcaggggcttttatgtaatttaaaggttttaaaggtctgagttgataaggggtttttggcattaaagtttatagaagcaggggcttatgtgtatataaaagaatcagagggatccttaatacacggttcagattgagccacgtcggtcagattcaAATCTGACGGTTCGTGCAAGATCTTgggttgaagatgcttatccgaggcttctcattggtggagtgtattagatatgatggtgtggcgcctcactatgttgagtcttgattgtgtgtagcgcatgtgcatagactctataaagagattctccatatcttgatctgaaccaatcatatcagatcggttccgatctaacggtcaatattgatggagctttattaaagttagccgaCAGCGTACCGTGAAACGCGCTACACCaccaatcggtgatcgacaacGCGTCTGACATGTCAGCgcatacgtcatgatgacgtcatcaagattcaaaacctacagtttagatctattgtccattGGTTTAATCAGATCTGCGCCTcggttgcgcgcgccgccggtgtagcctacgccacccctacgaagattccatttctggctatcttattgctccaacttcaaatgatcatatctccctcattttaactccgatttgggtgattcaagttggagattcttcatctctccgagctctacacaccagagggaagaaatcaggaaGAGGAGTTTCTGAGGTGGtcaaaaaaatgagttgaagctcgtaaaaggctaaaggtttgaatgaaagacttccatcctcttgcacttcatccatagcccccattagaggattaggaagctgctggaaaccaaggtagcaagctctattggttgttgccaagagaaaaaaaaattaaaatagaagagaagagaagaagagggaaatagagaagaagtttttccctctctttgtgtgtgtgtgaaagtgAATGTGAATGCTATTGTTGCTctatgaaagtaaagacaaggagaaaagaaaaaagaagaacctagaatttggttcttgtaagttgcttcaagaaacccaagtgccaaccagggttgaagcattggcggcaccgagataACGTGGTTGTGGttcgcatcaagtggagatcgacattattgcatcttcgacgattactccttgccaaggtaacctcacttttgccaaatttccattattataaatcattgtaggtaagatgtttgataaaatgcctaagtgatagttgtagtctatttggggaaaatttgtatgtatgagtgcttcactatagggcattgttataagcccaactttattttattggtgttcagtgggtgctggacacaggggatATGTGTTCCTTgataggtacaactacctaaacctatttgccgtgggtgcggcctctcagatcattctgagaaaactagggtgaagacctagccattgtatgtcattggtggaaactaggaatgtgttcccttggatgtgggtgcagtcataattagtgttgagtaaatactgagcccgacagtgggcattactccgtgcatgtaggcaactggccgaaacacttatttcttgtgttgtggatgtatatgctcgtatttgtattgtggattggagtgcttggctgcagaatgggtgtgtacatctggtagacctgaccacttgatGGTGCAGTGTGAATGTGCATatgactgtgtatgtatgtgacagtgattactgtgtgaggtttatgagacagctctgggcagcaatacaggttatgtgagtaagtttcatgcaacagtaagaatgatcagtagtatacatagcagctctgggcagcatcaatagactgtgctattgaagtgcaaatagtgattgccacatcaggggtacagtcgaaaagtaaaaaaatatttggcacactgattcaccccccctctcaatgtcaatcgggacccaacacaCATGGTATCTAAGGAGAGGACACATGTCGCTCACTTGTTAGAGGCTGCAAAGAGTCTGACTGCGTCAAccacgtgaagagaatattccccacgaagggggtaagacgtatccgagtaggactcgaaggaggcggacccgaggaaGACTCCTCCAAgggaaagagaaaccctaaaccctaaggactataagagaagGCCCGGGCGGAGGAAAATAAcacaatgattgatttatgtttttatctctcttcaaattcatttttttttcctttttcttgacatccaaacatagcctttttttttttttttttttttgattctcAAGTGTCAAATTATTTGTTatcttactttttttcttttttagtataTAACATAATTTTATCTAGTGAGGGTAAATGttgtcatttcacatatgtACTCGAATAATATGCATGACAATGATATCTTTTGATAACGACACAATTATaagttatttttaaattatttttgaaaaaatcttTTATACCCTTAACTAAAACCTTTCGAGACATTTAAAAGAATGTGCAAATTTTAAAGACATCCATAGAGATATCATTTAAGTagtcccttttattttattttatttttctaaaatatGTATattgtgtgtgcatgtgtatgTCTTTGTTGAATTGTGTATTTTCAATTTGACGTGAGGTGATTGCACAACagattattttaaaaataataattatagaataTCAATtaccaacaaaaataaaacaaacaaaaacattcttactagaaaaagaaagaatggaattatttttcttttattttgcaaTACACATATTAGGGCCAAATAGGAGACCCACTAGGGGTAGCAAAGGGGCTACTAATTACCAAGACAATTATTACTACCTACTAACTTTTGACTAGGTACCATACTTCAAGAAGGTGAAGCGTAAGAGGGATCAAACCAATGACCTTCTTTGGACTTATGAGAAAGCAGCAATCTTAACAACATGATTGTGAAACACAAGAATATTCTAATATATatgcaataaaaataatttaatctCTGAAAACTTGCAAACATGTGCCATTCACTTTCTAATTGCAAGATTCTATTCATTATTATAGTCATGGAGGAATGCATATGCAGTTTAGGAAAACCAACCTCGGCTTGGCAGACAAGGTGCTTAAAACCTTTTCAATTGGTAACTTCACACTTGCCCAATCTCTAGATATATCCattgtttttccattaaaacATTTTTGTTCTCTCTTTGGATGAGGAAGACATTTATGGTTtatagatcctgataaggtaaTGACTCCCAAAAGAACCATATCCCCATTGTTCTATTTTCATAATAAAAACATTCAATGGAAGAAAACAATGAGCATCCCCCTATCCCCCGCCCCTTGCATCCACGGAGTATCCAAACTCTATGCCCCATGGGGTTGGCACTCTTAGTTGGAAAGGTGATCCAAGTTGGTTATTTTACTCTTAGTGCGAATGAACCAGATTTTATTGCATTTTAGGACAAGGCTGTCATCATCAAAATAGAAGCTACAAATTAAAATCATCTTTGTTTTAGTATCTGATTTGATCGCAGCTCGATTCTTAAAACTTAAGaggatgatttttcttcctcttgggGAGAATGATGCAATCCCAAAatctatttaattatttatttttggtttatgattaaattttaattataattgtGATTAGCTCTATGATTTAATTACTTCGGCTTTGTTTTAGTCAATGGGTCAGCCTAAGCCCATGAGTTATTTTACTTTAGGATTTATTACAACTTTCAATATCGATTGTAGAAACTTGATTAGATTAATGGTTGAgattgtttagggttttttattttcttataaaaatgtAATGGGAGAACGATGTTGAGGAAGAATTAATGAATTGTATTTGATGATTTTCTTTCGAATTTGGAGTCTCTCTTTTTTGAAATCTTGAAGAGCTTCAACTCTTTCAAGTGTTGAAAGGCATGAAGACAAACCTAGAAAAACACATGCCACCTTCTGTCATTCTTGGAAGAATTTGTTGGACAGTTCATTCGCATTTTCAGACTGCATGCATCCCCTGTTAATGGTGGAATCTTAACTCTATTGGTACCATTATGTTTGCCATGAGTCAAAATGTTATATGAACAATCAAAATTCGTATCAAAGGTTAAAAATGTTAACAAGTGATGCTGAACTATATGCTTCCATTTGCTATTGGAGTACCTTAAACTTAATATTTTTAAACATAAGATATCTCAGGTGTAGTTTTCTAAATATTAGTACTTTACACTTAGATACCCAAAATGTCATATACGTCCGTGTAATTTTCCCaattaaattttacttcacttttcAAATAAATTACTTGAATTTGAATAAGAAACTATGATAACCTAAAGCATCTATTGAATACTTTAAACACCTTCATTTTTAGGATTTTAAGTTAGTTACATAATGACATGACAATCATAAAGGTTTATGTTCTCATTTTGAGATAATTTTTCACTCCCTTTCATTGCAGTCCAAATGATATATCGAATATATATATCTACACAGTTAAATAACTAACACAGACATGTCTTCTTATCCAATTGTGTTAAGAATATGAGGCCAATTATGTCAAGGTGATCAGTACATGTATCATTTAATGCGAACCTGAGATAAAATGCAGTGGTCACTCGCTCTTTTGTGCATTAACTTAGGAGGCTGTTCCAAAAGAATCAGCAGAACCCCAAGGGAGTAGCGGAGTTCGCAAGGGATCTTCGTCTCAGAAAGCATGTGCTTCTTCTGATTTCAACTTCTTTTAGCTCATTGAGGTCATTTACATGGGGTGTTTcatgctcttcactactttcggtgaaagttgaatgattctcattcaaaagataatggaaataACAAAGATGTAGGGTTATCTCAATGACGTTTCACTCGTAGTGCAATGGATTTGATTGTCGTATGCGTCATCTTTACATGAGCCATGATGATCGAAAGTTTTCGACGGTCTTGCTAGGCAAATTTCCACTCTCCAAATCCAAGGAcagcaatggagatccttagaGATACACACACACTCAAGTgggaaataccaaaaaaaaaaataataataataataataatggagagagacaaaaagaaagagagagagagagagagagagagagagagagagagagagagagagagagagagagagagagagtgaggttAGGTCAAAAGCTTGTTTTGTTGAGGCcaaacctcttatttatagagatcaGTCTTGCTGGGGTTCTTAATCTAGTATTGGGCCTGTACTTGTTGCACGTGGGTGAccacgaatgaaaggggttaaGATCGATCCGATTTGATTAAcatcattcaaccccgatatgacctgATCCATATGATTGCAGGGTCAATATGGATTTACGGGGCTAGTCAGGCTAAATGCCCGAATACCcattgtctaaaaaaaaaaaaaaaaaaaaaaagaagaaaaaaaaaaaaaaaccaataatcaGCACCTAATAAATTTGAAAGTTACGATTACTTTCTAAGATCATTAAGCCATATGCAAACACACCCTTTTGAGTCTctttttcttctgcttcttctttatttatatctccttttttgttccagaaagtgaagaaaatttctttattaatgatATAAAAGGTAAAGAGAGGGGAAATGAAGCAAGATGCTCAGTTGCCCAAGAAGGGGacgatgaagaaaaaaaaaaataataataataagaggcATAGATACTAATAAACCGGTTCTAGAATAATGCAGGTCCGAGAGACAATGTCCTGAAACTAGTTCAAAAATAATGCAGCTTGAGTCAAACATGGAATAGTTAACTTACACTCTGAAAAATTTCCCCCCTCTTTGTTACCACGTatacaataaatttttttttttaatataaatttattaaaagaaaaagactatACAAAGGGCATCCCGAAGGGAACAAAGATACAATAAACAAGACAAAGGCTGCTAAGTGCAGCCGAATCTGAAGGCCCCAAGAAGAAACAATATGTCATTTCTTAGCACAATCTGAGTCAAAGGCATTGAGATGATTTATCTTAGTCTTAATATCAAAATCTATATTGAGCTTCAATTCTGCTTGAAAGCCCAGGATGAATAGCCCGGTCCATCTACGCATATTTCTTTCCCATCATATATGATAAATAGAAGCACAAAAGGGTTTCTAAATCCCTCCATCATCAAAGGGAAGAAATGAGTTGTCCCATGAGAAGTTTTCGCAATTCTGGAAGGAATAAGGACTACTACAAAACATGAAGTCTTCTAGTGATGATTGTTGCAATGTGGGCAGTTGAGCTTTCTTTTCCCTTATGTTGGTCTCTTGCAGGTTCTCCTGTTGAGATGTCACATTGAGAAATTGAGCCTTTGTAGTAGCCAACTCCATCTGAAGCTGGTTTATGAGTTTCTGCAGATTACAAATTACACCTGCACACCCATACACTGGGTCTCTAATCCTTGTCATCGCCTCGTAAACCATACTATCCACAGCATCAGCTCTTTGAGACTGTGAAAGTCCCTATAACCATAGAAGCATGATAGAAATTTACATAGGATCAATATGACGGATAAAAATTTATGGAAAAATTTTTGCTGCTACAACCCTATGGTAAGAATCAAGAGAATGGAATTCCAGGGgtaggtttgaaaatacccacctaAGGTGGATTTTTCCACCCCTACCCTTGAGATTCTATTCCTGTGGCTGGcacttggctgcaacccaggCAGCAGCCAAGTTTTGTTCAAAATTTACATGCATGACCGAAGTAATTTACCTGCAAGAACTTGACTACATTACTAGCTCCAAACACCCTGTGCACAGCCAAGAACTTAAGGGGTTCCGTCGGGGGGAAGTATGGTGCCAGGATGCATGCTTCAACACATCGTCGACGGAGGCCTTTACAAGCACCACAAGGTCTGATCACAAGAGCAGGAGGAGGAGATTCATCATCATGAGATGGAGGATGACCTATAGA
Protein-coding sequences here:
- the LOC122076313 gene encoding LOB domain-containing protein 1-like translates to MDSHVLINSVISSPFFTSPSTSSTSPQSSSIGHPPSHDDESPPPALVIRPCGACKGLRRRCVEACILAPYFPPTEPLKFLAVHRVFGASNVVKFLQGLSQSQRADAVDSMVYEAMTRIRDPVYGCAGVICNLQKLINQLQMELATTKAQFLNVTSQQENLQETNIREKKAQLPTLQQSSLEDFMFCSSPYSFQNCENFSWDNSFLPFDDGGI